A DNA window from Tenuifilaceae bacterium CYCD contains the following coding sequences:
- a CDS encoding UDP-N-acetylenolpyruvoylglucosamine reductase: protein MRMILLTGANSFIGQHIINELKEYQFEEVSLVDKHPSSIDFSKYNCVIHLAAIVHQKKTISKDLYFRINSDLAYETALAAKKAGIQHFIFFSTIKVYGNGGYQNIIYSELSKCNPVDDYAKSKLEAEKRLFELADDDFVVSIIRPSMVYGKGVKANMQSLINLIKLLPIIPLGNINNSRSMVSISNLMTTLKAIIRMPNTDIYLACDKNQISTTQLVEIIVSLTNKNKRIVKLPKKMQIVLRNIFPKIMIRLIGSFHVDATLTHQKLDIVENIIETKTALKEIFSD from the coding sequence ATGAGAATGATATTACTTACAGGAGCAAATAGTTTTATAGGCCAACATATCATTAATGAGTTAAAGGAATATCAATTTGAAGAGGTTTCTTTAGTAGATAAACACCCTTCATCTATTGATTTTTCTAAATATAATTGTGTTATTCACCTTGCAGCAATCGTACATCAAAAAAAAACAATTTCCAAGGATTTATATTTTAGAATAAATAGTGATTTGGCCTATGAAACTGCTTTAGCAGCAAAGAAAGCGGGGATACAACATTTCATTTTTTTTAGTACTATAAAAGTATATGGCAATGGGGGCTATCAAAATATTATCTATAGTGAGTTGTCCAAATGTAACCCCGTTGATGATTATGCTAAAAGTAAGTTAGAGGCTGAAAAAAGATTATTTGAGTTAGCTGATGATGATTTTGTTGTGTCAATTATTAGACCATCTATGGTTTATGGTAAAGGAGTAAAAGCTAATATGCAAAGTTTGATAAATCTCATAAAACTGCTTCCAATAATTCCTTTAGGTAATATAAATAATTCTCGTTCAATGGTATCAATAAGTAATTTAATGACTACATTGAAAGCCATTATTAGGATGCCTAATACAGATATTTATCTTGCATGCGATAAAAACCAAATTTCAACTACTCAATTGGTAGAGATTATAGTTTCTCTAACTAATAAAAATAAACGTATAGTAAAATTACCAAAAAAAATGCAAATCGTACTAAGAAATATTTTTCCAAAAATTATGATACGGTTAATTGGATCATTTCATGTTGATGCAACTTTAACTCATCAAAAACTTGATATTGTTGAAAATATTATTGAAACAAAAACAGCATTAAAAGAAATATTTTCAGATTAA